ggtcatggtgtctcttcatagaacTAGAGATATGATGTAAGCATGATTGTATGTCCCATCTGAGAAATCTGGTATTCATTAAAGAATGTAGCTTATTCTCCAGGCCATATCCATTCATCCTGAATTATCTTTCCAAAAATGTCTTCTGtgactttaaaaattgttttttgttaaatataGACTCTAATCCAGTTGACACATTGCatttacttgttttttcttttgtctcttggtcctggaacttgtctggtttgttgttgtttcccctgcctccctgcccgATGATGTTGACTATGAGTCCAATCCGGTTGCTATGAGCATCAATTCATGCCATGAATTTTCTTCATTGACTTTTAATTCCTTACCACCATAAACTGGAAGGAGGGTGTAGAGAGAGTCTCTTTTTAGAAAtacaaatttctaaagaaaataaaagatgggcAAGGAGTCAAGACACATTTCAGTGCCTGAGTCCTCATCAAGAATGTTTTTGGATGTAGGTtcaattatacacacacacacacacacacacacacacacacacacacacacaccacacaggggTGGGGCATGTTGAGGTAGATAGAACATACCAGTGATGGTTAATCTCCAGTGTTATCCTGAAGGGATTTAGAGTCACCTAGAAGATACCTCAAGGGCATACCTTTCCAGAAAGTTCAATTGCACACAGAAGACCCATTCTTACTTGGACCACACAATGGACGACATCTCTAGGCTTCAGTCCCTggttgaagagaaagagagagagaggggagagaaaaaggagagagagagagagagagagagagagagagagagagagagagagacttgaccTGCTGACTcatgttcctgctgctgtgactcccCTGCCACCAAGGACTACACTCTAAACTTGTGAGTCAAAGCAACCTTCCTTCCTTAACTTACTTTCGTCAGGTAGTTTGTCAATGGAGAAAAGTCAGTAGAATAATACAACTCCCTCTTTGCCTTCACAGGGAACATGATGAGCTGCCCCTGGTTGGCCTGGCCTGGGGTCTAGATTGTCCCTTTCTTTTGGGTACAGTGCAAAAGAGTATATACTGTACACCATCTTAATTTTTAGACCCTGGAACCTTAAATGCCATGGATGTTTATCTCCACCAGATTTGAACATCTTCTGACCCAAAGGGCTATTACTCAGACCCAACTAGAATGAGGAGACAAGGGTTCTTGACCCAAAGCCAAGAATTGATTCTTCAACCTTTGCACAGTATCAAGCCTTGATATCAAGTGACCTGGAGAGTTGGGCCAGTCTGGAGAGGGTGGTGTTATAAAAGGCCCAGTCATTGGAACCCAGAAGTCCTGGACAGACTCCTACTACTCTGCAATCTCCAGCAGCTACCATTTAGGTATGTCTGAGTGCCTTTTTTGATCATGGCATCAGCTTCTATATTCTAAATGCtattagaaatgaagaaatgaggaCCCTGTAGGGACTAAAGAGATCTGAGGCTTTGCTCCTTGCTTCTCAGCCCTGGATCTTGGCTTCTCTTTCTAAGCcccaccctctgtgtgtgtgtatctctctcagtgtgtgtatgtgtgtgtgtgtgtctgtctgtctgtctctgtgtgtatgtgtatctgtcagtttgtttgtgtgtgaatgctagagctcagaggacaactctcaggtgtcagttctctctgtccaccatgtgaattccagggattaaactcaggttgtcatgcttGGCAGGAAGGGCtttgaaccactgagccaactcactgGCTTCCTCCTTTTAATTAGGCAGTTTCAAATAGGCTGTCTCTAAGAACTGTTGTTTGGAGTGAGTGAAAAGAACAGAACACCTTCCTGGCATTGGGGAGCCTTAGACCTGGTTGTAGCCTACTGCAACCGCCAATCATGAAGGTCAATGAAGACTCATTTTAGGGGGAGATAACCCTGTGGTATTGATAGAGAGTCATCGAGGAAGGGGAATGCCACAGGTCATTGCTATGATTCCAGGGACACTGACCTTCTGTTGCTTGGGCAAGGGGACATCTTCCGCTCCATGGGTGTGTAGAAGGCTCCAACAGGGAGCCCACACTGTGTTAGACGCTTTGGTAGAAAGCCCAGCAAACACTCTGTAATTGGGGCTGGTGAGGAGATGTCTTTAGCTTCATTGTTTTGGAATGGTCAATTGCATCCACAGCAGTCTCAGAAATGGAAATGGGAGAAGACATAGACAGGAGAGCCTGGGGTGGAAATTCAGACACTAAAGTCGGGAAACATAAGATTTGTGAGACTCTTTTGCAGCCCTTGAATTCTGCGATGTGGTTAGGGCAAATTCCTGAGGGAACAGGACACATGACAGGTATATCTTCGCTGTCCTGGTGTGTGGCTGAAAGTCAAACAGAAAGTATCCCAACTGAGTGAGAGAGTGAAGGAATAAAGGGAGGCTCAGAATCCATGCTAAACCACCCCACCCTTCCATTTCCCCTGCAGCTGGTACAGATGGCATTGTTCCAGGACATCTCCTTGACCCCAGAGCTCCTACTGGCCACTGCCATCTTCTCTATAGTATTTTATGTGGTCAAGGCTTTAAGAACCCGGGTCCCCAAAGGTCTGAAGAGTCCACCTGGACCCTGGGGCTGGCCCATCATTGGGCATATGCTGACCCTGGGGAAGAACCCACACCTGTCTCTGACCAAGCTGAGCAAGCAGTATGGGGACGTGCTGCAGATCCGCATTGGCTCCACGCCTGTGGTGGTGCTGAGTGGCCTGGACACCATCCGGCAGGCCCTGGTGAAGCAGGGAGATGACTTCAAGGGCAGACCAGACCTCTACAGTTTCAGATTTATCACTGATGGCCAGAGCTTGATCTTCAACCCAGACACTGGACCGGTGTGGGTTGCCCGACGCCGCCTAGCCATGGATGCTCTAAAGAGTTTCTCCATAGCCTCAGACCCAAACTTATTGTCCTCTTGTTACTTAGAGGAGCATGTGAGCAAGGAGGCTAACCATCTAGTCAGCAAGTTCCAGAAGCAGATGGAAAAAGTTGGGCATTTTGAACCTGTCAACTTAGTGGTGGAATCAGTGACTAATGTCATTGGAGCCATGTGCTTTGGGAAGAACTTCCCCCGGAAGAGCGAAGAGATGCTGAGCATCGTGAAGAGTAGTGAAGACTTTGTGGAGAATGTCTCATCAGGGAATGCTGTGGACTTCTTCCCCATCCTGCGCTACCTGCCCAACCCAGCCCTCAAGAAGTTTAAGAACTTCAATGATAAATTTGTGCTGTTCCTACAGAAGACAGTCCAGGAGCACTACCAAGACTTCAGCAAGGTgagaccaggaggcagagagtaaACCCATCACTCACAGGCCCAGAGAAATCCCCTTTCATCCTACTCCACAGTACTCAAATTGCCATTTGCTGCCAAGACCTAATAAGGCTCAGGACCACTCGGAGCACCTGTATCCTGCAGTCATGACTTGTACAATACTGCTCCCCCCGGGGGCTTCTTCCTACCCCAGAAAACAGGGGTAGGTGAATGGAGCGTTGGCAGAGCTTTGCAATATGGGGTGTTGTTCATCTAAAGGCCATTGTTCTGCAAGAACATGAACCTCAACAGGGGCTAAGTTACAGTTTCAGGTCacatttctttcctgtgttcacacatacttcttccttctctgaaaCCCAACTCCTGGGTTATGGGAAGAAGGGTCAGTTGCACAGGAAATGACTATGCTCTATTTAGGGCTGATGTGAGTTCAAAACTCTGAGCCCAAGTCCAGCACCTGGAGGACAAGGCAGTTTCCAGACACTGGGGACATCTCAAATGGGATGGGGCATGGTCAGCCTTTGGCTCTCAAAATGCTAAAGTTCCCTTAAACTTGTGTCCTCTAGAACAGTATCCAGGACATCACAAGTGCCCTGTTCATGCACACTGAGAACTCCAAAGACAGCGGTGTCCAAATCCCTTATGAGAAGATTGTCAACATTGTCAATGACCTCTTTGGAGCTGGTAGGAGCCATGCGCCTGCCCCTTTCTCCATTAGTGGCTATTTACCCATACCCACCCTATCTACTAACTCACCAACCACATGGCAGGTGGTACAGGACAGACAAGTGTGACGTCATGATGTGCCATTAACTCCTGGGAAAAACTTGACCAAGTCCCCGTTTGTTTTGGGTCCTGGGTTTTTCTATCTGGAAAGTAAAAGGGTTCTACAACCTGGAgtctggcttacaatttcagtaGCTGACTATGAAACCATGTTTGCttcatttgtttgggtttttgatgTGGTTGGTTCTGACTTGTTAAGTCTGAGACAAGGTGTCATCCCTGTATTCtacctaggctggtctcaaacttggaaCAATTCTCCTGCATTAGACTACATAATGTTGGGATTCTAGGTATAAGACACCATGCTTGGCTTCAAGTTTCTGTTGAGGACTCAGCCCTTCCCTCAGGATACACAGGGATAGGAGCCCGAGAGGATAGGGCTTGCTCTGTTTATGGCGAAGCTCATTTaaatcttttccttctccctgttgtcctttctccttctccctacTCCCTGCTGCCCAGGATTTGACACAGTCACAACAGCCATCTCCTGGAGCCTTTTGCTCCTTGTGACACGGCCCAATGTGCAGAGGAAGATCCACAGGGAGCTGGGTATGTGTTGTTCTCGACCCTCGAGTCAGAGAAGCTGTGAGCCTCCAGGTCACTTGTTGATCTACAAATACGTGTTCATGTGTCTACTATGTGTAAGTCCTAGGACATACCATCCCCACTTGTGCACATAAGGTGTGGGTGGACCATACCTGTTCATGTGTCTACTATGTNNNNNNNNNNNNNNNNNNNNNNNNNNNNNNNNNNNNNNNNNNNNNNNNNNNNNNNNNNNNNNNNNNNNNNNNNNNNNNNNNNNNNNNNNNNNNNNNNNNNNNNNNNNNNNNNNNNNNNNNNNNNNNNNNNNNNNNNNNNNNNNNNNNNNNNNNNNNNNNNNNNNNNNNNNNNNNNNNNNNNNNNNNNNNNNNNNNNNNNNNNNNNNNNNNNNNNNNNNNNNNNNNNNNNNNNNNNNNNNNNNNNNNNNNNNNNNNNNNNNNNNNNNNNNNNNNNNNNNNNNNNNNNNNNNNNNNNNNNNNNNNNNNNNNNNNNNNNNNNNNNNNNNNNNNNNNNNNNNNNNNNNNNNNNNNNNNNNNNNNNNNNNNNNNNNNNNNNNNNNNNNNNNNNNNNNNNNNNNNNNNNNNNNNNNNNNNNNNNNNNNNNNNNNNNNNNNNNNNNNNNNNNNNNNNNNNNNNNNNNNNNNNNNNNNNNNNNNNNNNNNNNNNNNNNNNNNNNNNNNNNNNNNNNNNNNNNNNNNNNNNNNNNNNNNNNNNNNNNNNNNNNNNNNNNNNNNNNNNNNNNNNNNNNNNNNNNNNNNNNNNNNNNNNNNNNNNNNNNNNNNNNNNNNNNNNNNNNNNNNNNNNNNNNNNNNNNNNNNNNNNNNNNNNNNNNNNNNNNNNNNNNNNNNNNNNNNNNNNNNNNNNNNNNNNNNNNNNNNNNNNNNNNNNNNNNNNNNNNNNNNNNNNNNNNNNNNNNNNNNNNNNNNNNNNNNNNNNNNNNNNNNNNNNNNNNNNNNNNNNNNNNNNNNNNNNNNNNNNNNNNNNNNNNNNNNNNNNNNNNNNNNNNNNNNNNNNNNNNNNNNNNNNNNNNNNNNNNNNNNNNNNNNNNNNNNNNNNNNNNNNNNNNNNNNNNNNNNNNNNNNNNNNNNNNNNNNNNNNNNNNNNNNNNNNNNNNNNNNNNNNNNNNNNNNNNNNNNNNNNNNNNNNNNNNNNNNNNNNNNNNNNNNNNNNNNNNNNNNNNNNNNNNNNNNNNNNNNNNNNNNNNNNNNNNNNNNNNNNNNNNNNNNNNNNNNNNNNNNNNNNNNNNNNNNNNNNNNNNNNNNNNNNNNNNNNNNNNNNNNNNNNNNNNNNNNNNNNNNNNNNNNNNNNNNNNNNNNNNNNNNNNNNNNNNNNNNNNNNNNNNNNNNNNNNNNNNNNNNNNNNNNNNNNNNNNNNNNNNNNNNNNNNNNNNNNNNNNNNNNNNNNNNNNNNNNNNNNNNNNNNNNNNNNNNNNNNNNNNNNNNNNNNNNNNNNNNNNNNNNNNNNNNNNNNNNNNNNNNNNNNNNNNNNNNNNNNNNNNNNNNNNNNNNNNNNNNNNNNNNNNNNNNNNNNNNNNNNNNNNNNNNNNNNNNNNNNNNNNNNNNNNNNNNNNNNNNNNNNNNNNNNNNNNNNNNNNNNNNNNNNNNNNNNNNNNNNNNNNNNNNNNNNNNNNNNNNNNNNNNNNNNNNNNNNNNNNNNNNNNNNNNNNNNNNNNNNNNNNNNNNNNNNNNNNNNNNNNNNNNNNNNNNNNNNNNNNNNNNNNNNNNNNNNNNNNNNNNNNNNNNNNNNNNNNNNNNNNNNNNNNNNNNNNNNNNNNNNNNNNNNNNNNNNNNNNNNNNNNNNNNNNNNNNNNNNNNNNNNNNNNNNNNNNNNNNNNNNNNNNNNNNNNNNNNNNNNNNNNNNNNNNNNNNNNNNNNNNNNNNNNNNNNNNNNNNNNNNNNNNNNNNNNNNNNNNNNNNNNNNNNNNNNNNNNNNNNNNNNNNNNNNNNNNNNNNNNNNNNNNNNNNNNNNNNNNNNNNNNNNNNNNNNNNNNNNNNNNNNNNNNNNNNNNNNNNNNNNNNNNNNNNNNNNNNNNNNNNNNNNNNNNNNNNNNNNNNNNNNNNNNNNNNNNNNNNNNNNNNNNNNNNNNNNNNNNNNNNNNNNNNNNNNNNNNNNNNNNNNNNNNNNNNNNNNNNNNNNNNNNNNNNNNNNNNNNNNNNNNNNNNNNNNNNNNNNNNNNNNNNNNNNNNNNNNNNNNNNNNNNNNNNNNNNNNNNNNNNNNNNNNNNNNNNNNNNNNNNNNNNNNNNNNNNNNNNNNNNNNNNNNNNNNagaaaggaaggaaggaaggaaggaaggaaggaaggagggagggaaggaaggaaggaaggaaggaaggaaggaaggaaggaaggagagattgACTAGGAAGTCTCTTTGCTCCAAGGTCCCAGTTGGATGGATAATGAGGATACATCATGTGACTTATGGGAATGATATAATGATCTCCTTgaaaaatttctttcttattccatCCAAATCAGGACATATTGACATGAGAACCCAACATATTTGTATTGTCAATTTTTAGTTCAGAAAGGAAGCATAAGCCAAGCAAGCCAGTGATTCCCCTTGCTATAGGCACACAGGGAATAGGAGGGAAAGaaacatgttttccttctttcaatttcctttttataaagcattttatCCTTCAAGTAATAAACCAGAAAGGATCTATAGCTCACTGGTAGTGTATGTGATGTGGACGGTCCTAGGATCAAATCTCAGACCACATTAAAAAAAGGGAACTAAGAAAACCACTATCAGCCATTGGGTAGTGTTcccacaaacctttaatcccatcacttgggaggcagaggcaggctgatctctgaattctctgccagcctggtctatagagagagttccaggacaatcaggctacacagagagaccctatcttgaaaaccaacacaacaaaacaaaccactatCTTGTATCATGGGAATCATGCAGcaagtaaaggcatgtgccgccacacctcacatcctgagttcaatccccagccccacatgatagaaggggagagctgactcctgtatgttgtcctctgacctccatatacatacagaaaataaaaataaaattataatttaaaaattaaaaatagtcaaAATCCACTCTCCTTACGATGGGTCCTTTTAGAGAGAATGTTATTTTCAGAAGCACTACCATGATTGGAGGTGCAGCTCTGTGGGTAGAGTGCCCTCTACTGTGCCCAAGGTCtgggtccatccccagcaccaggtGTGGAAGCCCAggccttcatcccagcacttgaaggtaGACGCAGAAGGATCAGAATCTCACACAAGGTGACCTGGGGTCATctatggagttcaaggccaacttcaaACCCACAGAAGCAAACACAAGTGTGAAAGCAAACAAACGCAAAAGAACCATCACAA
This genomic window from Microtus ochrogaster isolate Prairie Vole_2 unplaced genomic scaffold, MicOch1.0 UNK49, whole genome shotgun sequence contains:
- the LOC101983410 gene encoding cytochrome P450 1A2-like gives rise to the protein MALFQDISLTPELLLATAIFSIVFYVVKALRTRVPKGLKSPPGPWGWPIIGHMLTLGKNPHLSLTKLSKQYGDVLQIRIGSTPVVVLSGLDTIRQALVKQGDDFKGRPDLYSFRFITDGQSLIFNPDTGPVWVARRRLAMDALKSFSIASDPNLLSSCYLEEHVSKEANHLVSKFQKQMEKVGHFEPVNLVVESVTNVIGAMCFGKNFPRKSEEMLSIVKSSEDFVENVSSGNAVDFFPILRYLPNPALKKFKNFNDKFVLFLQKTVQEHYQDFSKNSIQDITSALFMHTENSKDSGVQIPYEKIVNIVNDLFGAGFDTVTTAISWSLLLLVTRPNVQRKIHRELVFSNTVFSQKLGGHSSPFLPEPTHSGPVCSSCRKQWEDPFEFRPERFLTDDSTAINKTLSEKVMIFGLGKRRCIGETPAKWEVFLFLAILLHQLEFSVPPGLKVDLTPTYGLTMKPPICKHLQAWPRFSK